The region TCGGCAGCGGTGGCGGATTTCGCGCAATTCTCTATACTTTCAAGAAAGGACGCGAAGCGGGCGGCGTTTGGAAGCTTTACAAAGCGTTGCGCACACGCAATAGCTGTAAAACTTGCGCCGTCGGAATGGGGGGCCAAAAGGGTGGCATGGTCAATGAACTTGGCCACGCGTTCGAAGTCTGCAAAAAAAGCATGCAGGCCATGGCTGCAGATATGCAGCCCGGTATCGATCCGAACTTTTGGAAGCAGAACTCCATCGAGTCGCTAAAAAAGCTGACGCCCAAAGAACTCGAAAGCCTCGGACGATTGATCCATCCGCTTCGGTATCGTGAAGGCGCAACTCACTACGAAGAGATCACCTGGAAGGAAGCGATCGATTCGATTGCGAAACAATTCAAAGCGATCACTGCTGATGAATCATTTTGGTACTTCAGCGGACGCAGTAGCAACGAAGCTGGTTTTTTACTGCAGTTGCTCGCTCGTGTCTTCGGTACAAACAACGTCAACAACTGCAGCTATTATTGTCACCAAGCCAGCGGCGTTGGATTGCAAAGCAGTGTCGGAAGCGGTACCGCGACGATTCTGTTGGACGATCTAGAAAAAGCAGACACGGTCTTCCTGATCGGTGGCAATCCGGCTAGCAACCACCCGCGTTTGATGACCAGCTTGATGCGAGTCCGTCGCGCAGGTGGCAACGTGATTGTGATCAACCCGGTTCGTGAAACCGGATTGATCAACTTCCGAATCCCAAGCGATCCGATTTCCCTACTAAAGGGAACGAAGATTGCCTCACACTACATCCAGCCTCACATCGGCGGTGATCTCGCTTTGCTTTGGGGAATCGCCAAGGCAACCAAGCAGCTCAATGCGTTCGATAGCGAATTTTTATCCCAACACACAACCGGTCAAGAGCAGTGGGCGCAGGCTCTCGATGAACTGAGCTGGCAAGAGATCGAATCGAAGTCCGGCATTGCTCGCAGTGAGATCGAGGCGATCGCAAAGTTATATGCCTCGTCAAAGCGAAGCGTCTTTTCGTGGACCATGGGCATCACCCATCACGCGCACGGAGTACAGAATGTCCAGGCGATCGCCAATTTGGCGTTCGCCCGTGGCATGGTCGGTCGCGAAGGATGCGGGCTGATGCCGATTCGCGGTCACAGCAATGTGCAAGGAATCGGCTCGGTCGGTGTGACTCCGAAGCTGAAAACTCAAATCTTCGAAGCGCTCAAGAATCAGTTCGGAGTCAATTTGCCGGAGACCGAAGGCAAAGACACGTTGGAGTGCATGGAGGCTTCTGCGCGCGGCGAAATCAAAGTTGGCTTCTGCCTAGGCGGAAACCTCTATGGTTCAAATCCCGATTCAGCGTTCGCTGACAAGGCACTATCGAATCTTGATTTGAACGTGATGATGAACACGACGATGAATACAGGTCATGTTCATGGTCTGGCGCGCGAAACGATTATTTTGCCAGTGCTCGCTCGGGATGAAGAGCCATCACCGACGACTCAGGAGTCGATGTTCAACTTCGTTCGGCTTAGTGATGGTGGTCCTGCAAGATTGCCTGGGCCACGCAGTGAGATCTCCGTGATCGCTGCGATTGGAAAGCAACTGTTACCGGACACCCCGGGTATCGACTGGGACGACCTAAGTCAGCCCTCGACGATTCGGAAATGGATTGGTGCGGTTGTACCGGGCTACGGCAAGATCTCGGATATCGACGAAACCAAGGAAGAGTTTCAAATCGAGGGGCGCACGTTTCATCAACCCAAATTTGGGACCCCCGATGGACGTGGCGTTTTGCATTGTCACCAACTTCCCGAACTGAAGGGGACCGATTCCAAGCAACTGCGACTGATGACCGTTCGCAGCGAAGGCCAGTTCAATACGGTTGTCTACGAAGAGGAAGACTTGTATCGAAACCAGGATCGACGCGACATCATTTTGATGCACCCTGATGACCTCGTTCGTTTGGGATTAACACATGATCAAAGGGTGACAGTGCAGAGTGACACGGGAAAATTGCACGGCATCTTGGCCAGAGGCTATGACTCGATCCGAAGTGGCAACGCGTTGATGTATTACCCTGAGGCGAACATTTTGGTTTCGCGGCACGCGGATCCACAAAGCAAGACGCCTGCGTTTAAAGGCGTCGTCGTTGAATTGATTGCCGAATAGCAGTTGGCGTGATGACGGCATCGACCGTTGGCTAAGTCATCGAATTGGACTGCCACCGCTTTGCGAACTTGCAAGCGGTGTGGAAAGGTCGGCTCTGGTA is a window of Stieleria sp. JC731 DNA encoding:
- a CDS encoding FdhF/YdeP family oxidoreductase, which produces MRVGSGGGFRAILYTFKKGREAGGVWKLYKALRTRNSCKTCAVGMGGQKGGMVNELGHAFEVCKKSMQAMAADMQPGIDPNFWKQNSIESLKKLTPKELESLGRLIHPLRYREGATHYEEITWKEAIDSIAKQFKAITADESFWYFSGRSSNEAGFLLQLLARVFGTNNVNNCSYYCHQASGVGLQSSVGSGTATILLDDLEKADTVFLIGGNPASNHPRLMTSLMRVRRAGGNVIVINPVRETGLINFRIPSDPISLLKGTKIASHYIQPHIGGDLALLWGIAKATKQLNAFDSEFLSQHTTGQEQWAQALDELSWQEIESKSGIARSEIEAIAKLYASSKRSVFSWTMGITHHAHGVQNVQAIANLAFARGMVGREGCGLMPIRGHSNVQGIGSVGVTPKLKTQIFEALKNQFGVNLPETEGKDTLECMEASARGEIKVGFCLGGNLYGSNPDSAFADKALSNLDLNVMMNTTMNTGHVHGLARETIILPVLARDEEPSPTTQESMFNFVRLSDGGPARLPGPRSEISVIAAIGKQLLPDTPGIDWDDLSQPSTIRKWIGAVVPGYGKISDIDETKEEFQIEGRTFHQPKFGTPDGRGVLHCHQLPELKGTDSKQLRLMTVRSEGQFNTVVYEEEDLYRNQDRRDIILMHPDDLVRLGLTHDQRVTVQSDTGKLHGILARGYDSIRSGNALMYYPEANILVSRHADPQSKTPAFKGVVVELIAE